The uncultured Methanolobus sp. sequence GTCCACATTCATCCACGCAGCCTTTGCATTTGTCCTCGTCAATATACCTTGGCTGTCTGGTTACTGTTACGTTGAAATTGCCTACCGGACCGCTTACTTCAGTGACTTCTGCAAGTGTTATTAGATCGATGTTCGGGTGCTGATTCACATCCGTCATCTTGGGAGCCAGCACACAGATAGAACAATCGTTGGTCGGGAATACCTCATTAAGGAGTGCCATCTTTCCGCCGATTGTGGGCTCCTTTTCTATCATTATTACATGATGGCCGGAATTTGCAAGTGTAAGAGCCGCTTCAATTCCTGCAACACCGCCACCAATTACCATTACATCTTTTTTTGCCGGGACTTTTTTAAGCTGTAATGGATCAAGCAGTTTGAGCCTGGCAATACCCATTCGGATGAGATCAAAAGCTTTCTGGGTTGCCATCTGTGGATTATTCATGTGGACCCAGGAACACTGCTCACGGATGTTGACCATTTCCAGCATGAAAGGATTGAGACCTGCTTTTTCAAGCACTCTTTTGAAGGTCTGCTCATGCAGGTGAGGAGAACAGGCTGCAACAAGGATGTGATTAAGATCAAGGTCAGTTATGTCCTGGACTATGGAGTCCTGTCCCGAATCGGAACACATGAACTGTATGTCCTTGACCAGAGCAACGTCATTTAATTCACTTACTTTATCTCTTAGTGATTCTACGTTGATGGTATGTGCGATATTCAGTCCGCAATGGCAGATATAGACTCCGATTCGCATATTGTTGGCTCCTTATAGGAGGAAATGATGACCCGGATAAAGATATAGTTTTGCATGTTCTTCACTATAGCAGTAACATCATGGATTGGCAATTTTCCACATATGGGCTGTAAACTGCCGTGACTATATAAATCAGTTTGAACCATGGCCATAATGGTTTTATTAAAACTGTACATATTCAAAGATTGTTTTACCTTCCTGTGCACAAGTGCAGGAAACAACTGGGAATAGGGGACGAATGATGTCCTCTTCCCACCTAGTTGCCTGTTTTTACTTGTTATCTTAATTGAATATGTGCAAAATTCCTGTATTCCTTATTCATACTAAATCTATACCGAATGTGAATTATTGTGACAAAAGATACGTTGTGCCTATGCAAAAGCTTTCAGTTTTGACGATGGCCATAATGGTTATATGATAATTCGGATTTCTTTGAATTGTTTGTACCCAACCAGCACAAACCTGCACGGAAATTGGGGGATTGGCGGAGGACATTTTATGTCCTCTCGTCCCCCCATTCCACATGACAGAAGTACTCCACAATAAAATTCTGTCATTATCCCTCTTTTTTTCAGTTTAATCCATGGCTAGAAAAGTTATATACTAGTTTTTTTCATCTTTTCGAATAACTAGTGAAAGCTAGTAGGAGTACAAACATGAAAAGAATAGCAATAGCATTTTTAGTTTTCTTGCTTTGCGTTTCCGTCGCAGGTGCAAGTTCGTCTGAAACAGCAATCGAAGCAGTTTCAGGCTCAGCTGGAACAATTGGTATAAGATCACTTTCTTATTATATAGATCAGGGTGACACTAATTGGCATGGTTATCCATTGTACACATCCACAACTTCAATGACAATTGATCTGAATTGGGGAGATACAAGTGATTCATTAAAACTTTATGTTTATGATCCAGATGATAACCTTGAAGGAATATATTATGATTCTGCAGATGGCCGTATTAACGGTAGAACTAAAGTGACAATATACGATTCTAATGGTCTTCAGCAAGGAACTTGGAGCCTTGCAGTGTATGGATATTCAGTAACTGGAACAGAAGACTATTCTATATGATATTCAATAGTGTTATCATATGAATAAAATAATTTTGCTTTTTCTCCTTTTTATTTTTTTGATGCCTCATTGCTATGGGAATAATAACCCAGTTGTTTTCAATAATGTATCGTCGGAATCTCATGTTTCTTATGGTGCACAGGAACTTCTATCTTTCTGGGATCTTTCATTTAAACTAAAAACAGTAGCAATAGGTTTCATCATCATGGGCCTTGGCTGGAAAATAGTCGCTCTTCTCACAGCATGGGCCAAGAAAGACCCCAATAATAAAAATCGACAGAAGATACTTCAGTTCATTGAGGAAAATCCGGGCATTACAGTCAAGACAATCGGAAATGATCTTGGCATCAAGCGTGGAACCGTGCGGTATCATGTGGACAATCTAAAGGAGGCGGGCAAGATTCTCATGTTCAGGAACGGAAACTATGTGAGCCTGTTTAAAAATGAAAGTGCTTTATGGAACAAGAATCACGGACTTATCGAACCACACCTTCCGGGCGCAACCTGCAAGAAAGTCTGCCGCATGATCTATGAGAATCCCGGAATATCCAATATGGAACTTTGTAAGAAGCTTGGACTCTCTAAGGGCACCGTAAGTTCCCACATCAAAACACTTGATGACATGAACTGTCTTGAAGTGGAAATGACTGGGAAGTTCAAAAAATATAATTTAAGGGAAGGTTACCATCCCGATGAGCTGCCCCTGTTTGAAAGGATACGCTGAAAGTGAATGTGTTTGTAGATTACTATTTTCGAAGTGATATACAAAATAATCTTAAATAGTATTTAGTCATATACTCAAGCCTCACTTGCTTGCTTACTGAAAGTACTAAGTGAGGGTGGTATAATATATGGTAAAAAATAATTTCTTTGAGAGTACAGTGGTTACGCTGGTCTGTTTTGCTGTGATTGCATCAGTTTTTGTCATTCCAGCAAGTGCAGAAACAGATCCAGGGTTCACTATCGGTTTAACAGGGGACGAAATCCTTCTTAGTCCTTCATCAGCTACAGCTACAGTAGGAGATCAACACACAGTGACAGCAACAGTTCAGGATGATGATGGAAATCCTGTTGAATCAAAGAGGGTTAACATTGACGTTAAATCCGGACCTCATGCAAGTTATGACCATGCCGGAATTACAGATGCCAATGGTCAGCTGAGTTTCACATACACCGGCACAGCTACAGGAACCGATGTAATTGTTGCAAGTTTCATGGATAATCAGGATGTTGTAATTACTTCCAATGAGGGAACCTGTATCTGGGAGGATTCTGGCAACAATAATAACAATAATGAAATTCCGGAATTCCCAACGATTGCACTTCCAATAGCTGCAATCATCGGAATTGCCTTCATCTTCAACAGAAGGAAAGAGGAGTAATAATCTCCTCTGATTTTTCTTTTTTGATAGTTTTTTAACTCATTTTGTTCCTATTTGCCTTTATTTCTTCTTTTTCCATCCTGTTTACAATAATTCTATACAGGATAAATTTATAAAGCTCAAACTCTATTTTTATACGGGTAAATGTATGGGAATGGGGAAGTGACATTCACAGTCATGGAAACATGTGTTTCTATATTGCAGACCTTTCCTCACTTAGTTAATAGGAATATTTCGTATGCAGTATCCAACTGGAAACTGTCCTCCTTATATGCAAGTATCTACAATATACTGGTATCTTAAAGATACTATAAATAGGAAGCATGGTGAATAAAATGTTCTGCTATCAATGTGAAGAAACTATGAACGGTACCGGCTGTACAAAGAACGGTGTATGTGGAAAAAAAGGAGAGGTTGCTGACCTCCAGGATGACCTTATCTACGTCCTGAAAAGTATTGCATTCTATAACTCTAAAGCAAGGGCAAACAACCTTAATGATGCAAAGACCGATAAGTTCATTCTTGACGGATTATTTGCAACTATTACAAACACAAATTTCAATAAAGCCGATATTGAAAGATTTATCAGGGAAGGATTTGAAATCAAGAATGGCATCAAGCAGAAGCTCATGGATGAAAAGGTCATCACTGAAAAATCAGGATCATCTTTCCCCGGATGGATTAAGGAAAAACTTCTTGGCGCTGCCCCAAATGCCGGTGAAGACCTGCCTGTTATGGCAAAGGTCACGCCTGCAACGCTGGCCAATATCAATACCAGTGTACTTGCCACAGAGAACGAGGACATCCGGTCTCTAAGGGAACTTTTGATATATGGTCTCAAAGGTATGGCAGCTTATGCTCACCATGCA is a genomic window containing:
- a CDS encoding peptidase domain-containing protein, with translation MKRIAIAFLVFLLCVSVAGASSSETAIEAVSGSAGTIGIRSLSYYIDQGDTNWHGYPLYTSTTSMTIDLNWGDTSDSLKLYVYDPDDNLEGIYYDSADGRINGRTKVTIYDSNGLQQGTWSLAVYGYSVTGTEDYSI
- a CDS encoding winged helix-turn-helix transcriptional regulator; its protein translation is MNKIILLFLLFIFLMPHCYGNNNPVVFNNVSSESHVSYGAQELLSFWDLSFKLKTVAIGFIIMGLGWKIVALLTAWAKKDPNNKNRQKILQFIEENPGITVKTIGNDLGIKRGTVRYHVDNLKEAGKILMFRNGNYVSLFKNESALWNKNHGLIEPHLPGATCKKVCRMIYENPGISNMELCKKLGLSKGTVSSHIKTLDDMNCLEVEMTGKFKKYNLREGYHPDELPLFERIR
- a CDS encoding Ig-like domain-containing protein → MVKNNFFESTVVTLVCFAVIASVFVIPASAETDPGFTIGLTGDEILLSPSSATATVGDQHTVTATVQDDDGNPVESKRVNIDVKSGPHASYDHAGITDANGQLSFTYTGTATGTDVIVASFMDNQDVVITSNEGTCIWEDSGNNNNNNEIPEFPTIALPIAAIIGIAFIFNRRKEE